CACTAACGAGGGTTCTATACGATGGGTGAAAGCTTACAGAATTTACACTGTCCACGTGCCCCCTTAAAATTTGCCTTTGCCTTAAGCTGTTTATGTCGAATATTCTAATCGTCTGATCCATGGATGCGGACGCAAAAAAGTTTCCTAAAAATTAAAGGTAAAAGGGTTAGTCTTATTTCGCCCACATGGAAGCAAATTAATAAATCTGCATATTTATGTGCCCCTTTTCGATTCCATGAgaatgtgcaaaattttatgctCCCATCTGCTCAAGCGCAAATGCCACGAAACGTGTTGGAGTGATAGAAGTTATATGctcaaatgtacatatgcgtagGCAcaagttcatatttttttctataaatttaaaacCTTCGTAATGGAACGACAAACTCCACACGGGTCCcgttgaatttttaaaagtgtgAACGCATTTTTCCTTAATCATATCccacaattttatttttgaatcTCCACCAGAAGTACACAAGATATTGCCGTCCTTATTAAAGCAAATATCGcctatccattttttgtgagcTTGTGAAGCCATGACTAATTCATAATTAGTTACGCTCCATGTCTTCCATTTTCCATCATCTCCTCCGGTTGCTAACAAATGAACTTTGTTGTTGTATGCAAGACCTAACACTGCATTATCATGagcattaaaatattttttaatctttaaTAAGGAAACACATAAATTTGGACTTtctttatcttcattttcgctAGGTTCACAAGGAGAACTTTCATTATTAGGCCAAGGGGTGTCTTCTCTTTTGAAAGTTAGTTTCGCTAAATCGTTTTTATCCTGTTTTGACACAGCGTTTTGCAATGTATTtgttttcttctcatttatgGACGAAACATTAGTTATTGAATTATCTAATTTGTCATTTCCTAGCAAATCTTTCAGCTTctctatatatttatttaatccTTCGATTTTCGTGtcccgtttttctttttccagaACAactaacattttttctttaagcACAGACTTTTAAAAAGAGCAGAAGAGGTGATATATAAGTGTTAAAAGGTGTACGCAgtcatgcatatatacacatatatgtgggCGCAACACTTCTATGcatttgaatatatttttagctAAAGTTTTAGGCTAATTTGTTAggttaa
The sequence above is drawn from the Plasmodium cynomolgi strain B DNA, chromosome 10, whole genome shotgun sequence genome and encodes:
- a CDS encoding WD-repeat potein (putative), which encodes MLVVLEKEKRDTKIEGLNKYIEKLKDLLGNDKLDNSITNVSSINEKKTNTLQNAVSKQDKNDLAKLTFKREDTPWPNNESSPCEPSENEDKESPNLCVSLLKIKKYFNAHDNAVLGLAYNNKVHLLATGGDDGKWKTWSVTNYELVMASQAHKKWIGDICFNKDGNILCTSGGDSKIKLWDMIKEKCVHTFKNSTGPVWSLSFHYEGFKFIEKNMNLKLFCVRIHGSDD